Below is a window of Cupriavidus sp. MP-37 DNA.
CGCGCGATCGCGATGCGCTGGCGCTGACCGCCTGACAGTTTCACGCCGCGCTCGCCGACCTGCGCCTCCAGCCCGGTGTTGCCGTGGGCATCGACCAGGTCGGGGATGAACTCGTCGGCGCGGGCGCGGTGCAGCGCCGCGGCCAGTTCGGCCTCGGTGCTGGAGGGCTTGCCGTACAGCAGGTTCTCGCGGATCGAGCGGTGCAGCAGCGAGGTGTCCTGCGTGACCATGCCGATCTGCGCGCGCAGGCTTTCCTGCGTGACCGTGGCGATGTCCTGGCCGTCGATCACGATGCGGCCGCGCTCCACGTCGTAGAGCCGCAGCAGCAGGTTGACCAGCGTCGACTTGCCGGCGCCGGACGGGCCCACCAGGCCGATCTTCTCGCCCGGCCGCACCGTCAGGTTGACGCCCTCGATCACGCCCGAGCCCTTGCCGTAGTGGAACCCCACCTGCTCGAAGCGGACTTCGCCGTGCGTGACGCGCAGCGGCTGCGCGTTGGCGCGGTCGGTGACCTTGCGCGGCACCGCGATGGTCTTCATGCCGTCCTGCACCTGGCCGACGTTCTCGAAGATGCCGTTGACCACCCACATGATCCAGCCCGACATATTGTTGATGCGGATCACCAGCCCGGTGGTCAGCGCGATCGCGCCGGTGGTGACATGCCCGGTGCTCCACAGCCACACCGCCAGCCCGGTGGTGCCGGCGATCAGCGCGCCGTTCATCGCGGTGATGGTGACGTCCATGCCGCTGACCATGCGCCCCGCCTGCCGCGTCTTCTCGGTCTGCTCGGACATGGCGTCGCGCGCGTAGTCTTCTTCCTGCCGGGTATGCGCGAACAGCTTGAGCGTGGTGATATTGGTATAGCCGTCGACGATGCGCCCCATCAGCCGCGAGCGCGATTCGGTGGCGACCACCGAGCGCTGCTTCACGCGCGGCACGAAGTACAGCAGCGCGGCGACGTAGCAGACGATCCACAGCAGCAGCGGAATCATCAGGCGCCAGTCGGCCTGCGCGAACAGCACCAGCGAACTGACGGCGTAGATCGCCACGTGCCACAGCGCGTCCACCGCCTGCACCGCGGAGTCGCGCAGCGAGAAGCCGGTCTGCATGATGCGCTGGGCGATGCGCCCGGCAAAGTCGTTCTGGAAGAACGACAGGCTCTGCTTGAGCACATAGCGATGGTTCTGCCAGCGGATCAGGTTGGACAGGCTGGGGCTGATCACCTGGTGCACCAGCACGTCGTGCAGGCCGAAGAAGATGGGCCGCAGCAGCACCGCCACCACCGCCATCCACACCAGTTCGTTGCGGTGCCGGCTGAAGAATTCGGCGCCGGGCGTGGTCTGCGCCATGTCGACCAGCCGGCCGAGGAAGCTGAACAGCGCCACCTCGATCAGCGCGCCGACCAGGCCGACCAGCAACAGCAGCACGAACACGCCCCAGACCTCGCGCAGGTACCAGGTGTAGAAGCGCAGCACCTGGCCCGGCGGCTCGCGGTCGGGCATGTGGCGGAAGGGGTCGATCAGTCTTTCCAGGCGACGCAACATGGCGGGTTCCCGTTGTGCCAGGCGCGCCCGGGCGTCTTCGTGGGACGCTGGGCGCGCATGTGAAGGAGCGAACGCAACATGATACGCGCCTCGTACCATGGAAAAAGCCCCGCCGGGAGCGGGGCTTTGGCTGAACGGCAGCGCGAAACCGCCTACGTGGAGGGGCCGGCCCTGAGCGGGACCGGCGCAGCCGCGTGCTCAGGGGTGATGGATCACCATATGCGTGAACGGCGGCACGTAGGCCTGCAGCGTCACGAACAGGCCCACCAGGATCGCCAGCACGATCGAGTGGAAGAACACGTAGCGCAGGATGTCGCCCTCGTGGCCATACCACTTGGTTGCGGTCGACGCGACCACGATCGACTGCGCGTCGATCATCTTGCCCATCACGCCGCCCGAGCTGTTGGCCGAGGCCATCAGCACCGGCGACAGCCCCAGCTGCTCGGCGGTGGTCTTCTGCAGGCCGCCGAACAGCACGTTCGAGGCCGTGTCCGAGCCGGTCAGCGCCACGCCCAGCCAGCCCAGCATGGTCCCGAACAACGGGTAGAACACGCCGGTGTGGGCAAAGGCCAGCCCCAGCGTGGCATCGAGGCCCGAGTAGCGCGTCAGGTAGCCGACCCCGAACATGGCGCAGATGGTCAGCAGCGAGTAGCGCACCAGCTTGATGGTTTCCCAGTACTCCTTGAACAGCCGCGGCACCGAGTAGCCCATCAGCAGGCCGCCGGCAATGGCCGAGACGAAGATGCCGGTGCCGGCCATCGACAGCACGTTGAAGTTGAACACCGCGCCTTCGATGACTTCCTTCGGCACCACCGGCGGCACCTTGACGATGGCCTTGTCGAGGCCCGGCACCGGGAATTTCCAGGCCCACAGGCTATCCATCAGCTTCTTGAACTCGGGGATGCCCCAGACGAACACGAACACCGTCAGGATCACCCACGGCATCCACGCCTTGGCCACCGAGATCCCGGCCGAGGCGGCGCTGGCGCGCGCGTCGGCTTCGAGCGCTTCGGGGTGGTCGACCTTGGAGTCGTCATGGCGGCCCAGGATCTTGGTCGAGGTCCAGATTTCCTTCGGATGCCAGACCTTCAGGAACAGCGTCAGCGCGCCCATCGACACCAGCGCGGCGATCACGTCGACCAGCCACGGGCCGTGGAAATTCGACACCAGGTATTGCGGGATGGCGAAGCTCACGCCCGCCACCAGGATCGCCGGCCAGATCGCCAGCATGCCGCGGAAGCCGGCAAAGGCCCAGATCAGCCAGAACGGCACGATCACCGAAAAGAACGGCAGCTGCCGGCCGATCATCGCCGACAGGTCGAGCAGGTCGAGCCCGGTCACCGAGGCCAGCCCGATGATCGGCGCGCCCAGCGCGCCGTACGCCACCGGCGCGGTGTTGGCGATCAGCGCCAGGCCCGAGGCCGCCAGCGGCGAGAAGCCCAGACCGATGAGGATCGCGCCGGTCACGGCCACCGGCGTGCCGAAGCCGGCCGCGCCCTCGAAGAAGGCGCCGAAGCTGAACGCCACCAGCAGCAGCTGCAGGCGGCGGTCTTCGGTGATGCCGGAGATCGAGTTCTGCAACACCTTGAACGATCCGTTCAGCGTGGTGAGCCGGTGCAGGAAGATGATGTTCAGCACGATCCAGCCGATCGGGAACAGTCCGGAGACGATGCCCAGCCCCGCCGCCTTGCCCGCCATGGCCGCCGGCATGCCGAACACGGTCGAGGCGACCACGATGCCGATCACCAGCGCCAGGCCGGCGGCCAGGTGCGCCTGCATATGGAAGAACGCCAGCGCTGCCAGCAGCACGGCGACGGGAATGCCCGCGGCAATGGTCGACAGCGCCATATTGCCTAGCGGGTCATAGACTTGACTCCACACGATCGAAATCCTCCTCTGATTTTTGGCTCGGGTGCCCGGGCGATCTGCGTGCCCTGGAACTCCCGCATGCGCTTTGCACCGGCGTGCGGCATCCGCCGCGCCGGCAAAGAACCAGGATTTTAAAAAGGGCCCGATGGCGCTCGCCGTACATCGCGTCATGATCGCGATGAGCCACATTCAGGGATCAGGGTTTGCCCCGAGGAGCATGGCGGTTCACATGGGGCCCTTGCGGCACACCGGCCAGAGTACTCTAAACGACGCCCGTTGCAAAAGTATGCAAGCCAGCCGCGCGCCAGCATGACTTGCGACTGCGACGATTGCCGGCGGCTGGCGCGGGCGCGGCCATGGCGCCATACTGGCGGGCAGCGCGCCGGCACACCGCCGGCGCCATCCCATTTCGAGGCGAGGTTCCCATGACTGAATTCCTTCCGCCGTGGCCGCTGCTGACGGCCTTCGTGGTGGCCAGCCTGGCGCTGGCGATCACGCCGGGCCCGGCCGTGGTCTATATCGTCACGCGCACGCTGGCGCAGGGTCGGCAGGCCGGGCTGGCGTCGATCGGCGCGGTGGCGCTGGGCAACCTGGGCAACGCCATCGGCGCCTCGCTGGGGCTGGCGGTGCTGTTCTCGGTCTCGGCGCTGGCCTTCACGGTGGTCAAGTACGCCGGCGCGGCCTACCTGATCTGGCTGGGCCTGCGCGCCTTGCGCGGTTCAGGCCCCGGTGTCGACGGCGGCGCCCCCGAAATGGCGCCGCGCAGCCTGCGCCAGGTGGTGCGCGATGGCTTCGTGGTGGCGTTGCTCAATCCCAAGACCGCGATCTTCTTCGCGGCCTTCCTGCCGCAGTTCATGAATCCCGCGGGCTCGGCGCTGGCGCTGAGCCTGGTGCTGGGCGTGGCCTTCGTGCTGATCGCGGCGACTACGGATGCGTGCTACGTGATGGCCGCCGCCGCGGTGATGCCGGCGCTGCGCCGCGCCGGCCGGGCACGCGCCATGGGCCGCTACCTGACCGGCGCGGCCTTTATCGGGCTGGGCGTGTTTACCGCGGCGTCGGGCTCGCGCGCGCCGAAGTAGGCAGGACGTGGAAAGAACCGCCGCGGCTCAGCGCAGCGGCAGTTCCAGGATGCCGCCGGCGGCGGGGCGGGCGCGCATGGCGTTGAGCCATCGTTCCAGCTCGGGGCGCGGCTGGTGCTGGCGCGGCAGGCCCAGCCAGCGGTGCGCGGCGCAGGCCAGCGAGATGTCGGCCATGGTGAAGCGGTCGCCGCCGATGAACTCGCGCCCGGCCAGCGCCCGGTCCAGCAGCGCGGCGAGCGGCTCGGTGCGCTCGCACGAGGCCTCGATCGCGGCCGCATCGCGCTCGGCTGCGGGCTTGCGCACCAGGTTCAGGAACGCCGTCACCATGGCCGGGCTGAAGGCGGTGGTCTGCCAGTCCATCCAGCGGTCGGCCGAGGCGCGCGCCTTCACGTCCTCGGGCCACAGCGTGCCTTCGCCGTAGCGCGCGCACAGGTAGCGCACGATCGCATTGGACTCCCACAGCACGAAGGGCTCGCCGCCGACATCGGTGCCGCGGAAATCCTCGATCACCGGGATCTGGCGGTTAGGGTTCAGGCGCACGTAGGCCTCGGTGTCGAGGTCGCCCTTGGTCACGCCGATATCGACGCGCTCGTGGTCC
It encodes the following:
- a CDS encoding ABC transporter ATP-binding protein encodes the protein MLRRLERLIDPFRHMPDREPPGQVLRFYTWYLREVWGVFVLLLLVGLVGALIEVALFSFLGRLVDMAQTTPGAEFFSRHRNELVWMAVVAVLLRPIFFGLHDVLVHQVISPSLSNLIRWQNHRYVLKQSLSFFQNDFAGRIAQRIMQTGFSLRDSAVQAVDALWHVAIYAVSSLVLFAQADWRLMIPLLLWIVCYVAALLYFVPRVKQRSVVATESRSRLMGRIVDGYTNITTLKLFAHTRQEEDYARDAMSEQTEKTRQAGRMVSGMDVTITAMNGALIAGTTGLAVWLWSTGHVTTGAIALTTGLVIRINNMSGWIMWVVNGIFENVGQVQDGMKTIAVPRKVTDRANAQPLRVTHGEVRFEQVGFHYGKGSGVIEGVNLTVRPGEKIGLVGPSGAGKSTLVNLLLRLYDVERGRIVIDGQDIATVTQESLRAQIGMVTQDTSLLHRSIRENLLYGKPSSTEAELAAALHRARADEFIPDLVDAHGNTGLEAQVGERGVKLSGGQRQRIAIARVLLKNAPILILDEATSALDSEVEAAIQESLETLMQGKTVIAIAHRLSTIARMDRLVVLDNGHIVESGTHAELLAHGGLYARLWAHQTGGFVGVD
- a CDS encoding L-lactate permease, with the translated sequence MWSQVYDPLGNMALSTIAAGIPVAVLLAALAFFHMQAHLAAGLALVIGIVVASTVFGMPAAMAGKAAGLGIVSGLFPIGWIVLNIIFLHRLTTLNGSFKVLQNSISGITEDRRLQLLLVAFSFGAFFEGAAGFGTPVAVTGAILIGLGFSPLAASGLALIANTAPVAYGALGAPIIGLASVTGLDLLDLSAMIGRQLPFFSVIVPFWLIWAFAGFRGMLAIWPAILVAGVSFAIPQYLVSNFHGPWLVDVIAALVSMGALTLFLKVWHPKEIWTSTKILGRHDDSKVDHPEALEADARASAASAGISVAKAWMPWVILTVFVFVWGIPEFKKLMDSLWAWKFPVPGLDKAIVKVPPVVPKEVIEGAVFNFNVLSMAGTGIFVSAIAGGLLMGYSVPRLFKEYWETIKLVRYSLLTICAMFGVGYLTRYSGLDATLGLAFAHTGVFYPLFGTMLGWLGVALTGSDTASNVLFGGLQKTTAEQLGLSPVLMASANSSGGVMGKMIDAQSIVVASTATKWYGHEGDILRYVFFHSIVLAILVGLFVTLQAYVPPFTHMVIHHP
- a CDS encoding LysE family translocator, which translates into the protein MTEFLPPWPLLTAFVVASLALAITPGPAVVYIVTRTLAQGRQAGLASIGAVALGNLGNAIGASLGLAVLFSVSALAFTVVKYAGAAYLIWLGLRALRGSGPGVDGGAPEMAPRSLRQVVRDGFVVALLNPKTAIFFAAFLPQFMNPAGSALALSLVLGVAFVLIAATTDACYVMAAAAVMPALRRAGRARAMGRYLTGAAFIGLGVFTAASGSRAPK
- a CDS encoding glutathione S-transferase family protein yields the protein MLRIWGRLSSINVQKVVWCARELHLDHERVDIGVTKGDLDTEAYVRLNPNRQIPVIEDFRGTDVGGEPFVLWESNAIVRYLCARYGEGTLWPEDVKARASADRWMDWQTTAFSPAMVTAFLNLVRKPAAERDAAAIEASCERTEPLAALLDRALAGREFIGGDRFTMADISLACAAHRWLGLPRQHQPRPELERWLNAMRARPAAGGILELPLR